aaaaatcATTCCCAGACCTTGTTCCTTTAGAAAAGGCTTCTAAGTCTTAAGTCTTAAAAtccacaaaaaggaaaaaaaatagccattAGCCTTAGCAGCTGTTTCACAAACTTCCCCTTAAGTAGACCAGGTGCACTCAAAATTTTTCCTTCCATCTTATCGTATATTTTCTGTCCAGCCTCCATAAATAGCAGAGGTTTAATAAGACTTACAAAGTATGTGTAATGCTGTAGAGTCAGGTACAGCAGTAACAGGCAGGACATCACAGTTGGGTCCAAGCCAGACTGAAATGAGGTGCAGCTTAACAGTGGCTGATTTTCCATGTTGTTGCATGAGTGATAACCAATGCCTTGTTTTCCTTGCAGTGgatgaaaaaaagaagtcttgATGAGCTCCTGAGAACTGTATTCAGTGCTCCTTGGCCAGCATGGAAATTCCTAGAAGAATCTAAAGGAAGGACATCTTGTCCTGTTCCTCAGGTTAACACACTCTTTAAGAATCAGGAAAATGTACAATATAGCTCCCTGCTGTGTGTGTATATCTGGAAGGAGTGATGACTTCAAACCGCTGGTACAAAGTTCACAAACTTGATGATTTTTCTCAATAATAATAAGTCCTAAACATATTCAGAAGTTCTGTTGATGATCCTGGTTTTTGTGAGGAAGATACACATTTCCTTGTAACCAAAGTTGGGTTTTCCATGTGAGCAGGGTCATTTCTTCTGAGGATTGGTGACTCTCCGCAGACCTCTCAATCGACTAAGTAATTCTGTAATGAAGTCCTACAATAAGAATTGGTTGAAGAAGGATGTCATACTAATTGCAGTGCTCACCAGCCCCAAGAGTACTATGGTGTTTCCATCATTCCCATATTCACCTTCACATTGAGCAGAAACCAGAATTTTGACATATATTGAGCAAACCTGTCTTCTAGCTTAGGAAAGGAGACCTTGTGATGCATGAGACGTGTCTAAAAGCACCTCTACTTCCCTTCCTCTGTCTCCCTTTGGAACAGCCATGTTTACTTTCTCCTCAGGAGCTAGCCTGACCCTCTTCATCCCAGATACCTGTTTTCCCCACCATGAGTTGACCTCAGGATGCTGTTGTTCTCTTTTAGGTTACACTGCTTCCTGTTGCCACCATAACCTCCTGCCCACTTCTGCTGCCCTCCTAATCTAGGGCAAAGCAAGCTGTCTCTCTTGTTGAACCAGTAAAGCTCCATGTTGTGAATTGCAAAccatcctggagctgtgccactTCTACAAGGAAGTGGCTGGCAGAGAAGAGGTGGAGCAAAACATGTAGGACTAATGATAACATTGAGCAGGGGTTGAGGATAGGCAGAGCAGATAAATGAAAAGTTAATGGAGACAAACCCTGACTACTTTGCTGACACAGCCAAGGACTATGAACTAAACTGGCCTATCTGATTATTCCAAGCAGAAGGTAATGTGACTGATTCAAACTTTACACTCTGCATGGCAAGTAACATCACCATAAAGAAGTGTGCAGCCTTTCTTACCTAAAGACATAGCTACATATTCTTGTTATTAGGGCAAGGTCACTGGAAGTATGGCAGCTTGTTACCATTTGTGCTGTGTGGAAACTCAAGAGTATTCACTTGGGTGATCAGAGGTTGCCACAATATGCTCTGGAAGTAAATGCCTGAGATCATACATTCCTTTTCAGTCAGTCCTTTCAGTTTCTTGTCTCCTTTCTGCAGTTAGATTGCTGTGATCTTTCAAGGGGACTGGATTCAAGATCCCCAGGGTGAAAGTAGTGGTTTTGCCAGTGGGGCAGCAGTATCTATTCAGCGGGTACTGTACTGTCCACAAGACACTTTTGTGGTTTATGACTTAGGAGAGCAAACTTTCTTCAGTTATGACTCTGGAAATGTGGGGTTCTTGCCTCAGATCTGAAATTCAGACACTCTGAAAACTATTTCATATTGCCAGCTTTACTGAAACCCATTCTAGGAGAGTATCTATGATGATTGCTATAGCCCAGTTCAATTTCAGTGATATTGATTGTGATTCAGTGAGTGAATTTCAGTCATGAATTCATCTCATCTTCTGTATGTTCATCACTGCACTGTTGAGCCACATTGGCTTAACAACACGTGGAGTCTGATGGATGATGTGCAAGCAGAATGTTCACCTGCAGTGCATGTGGCTGAAGCAGTGATGGGGACCACATTTTGCACAGGTGTGCAGTGCAGCAAAGGCAGTCCCTGTGTGATGCATGCACACAGAATTGCCTCTAATCATCTGGACAATGTGGAATTCAACTGTCTAATTCAAAGTCAAAACTTGTAAAGTTACctggggggggaaaaatgcATGTGTAAAAATAACCTACATGGCCACTGCTCAGGAATTATCTGCCCAGTGCAGCCCTAAGGCCATTCTACATTCTTGTCACTCATAACCCTAAagtgttttaagaaaataatgctttttgTTAACAGTATAAAAAATGGCTATGTGAGCTACATCACTGTCTGTGGCTTTTCTACACTGAGGATCAAATAGCAACTCAGACTGATCATCTTAGGTTGTCCAAAACATGGAAAGAACTTCCTCTGATTGTAAAGCATAATTCCTTATTTGCTCCAATGCTCTGCCTTCAGTTCATCCATGTACACTTATATGCAATTTTACAATCACAGAATAAATTAGCAAACACCTCCCATTATGAATAAAGAAATCTGCAGCACAGTAGTCTCTTGGCTACTCAgccaagcagcagcaaagatGCTGTAACAGAACATATAACATATAACATGTAATATGTGACATGTGACATGTGACATTTATGTATGCATGTAAATGTATATGGTGCTTCACTCACCTCTGTGGGGCTGGAACATTCATGGAGGATTTCCTAAAAAAACAAGGAGTcataattttagtattttatgaGTTTATCTAATTCTCCCCTCCCCACAAAAAGGAAGGCATGAGAAAGCATGCAACACTACAAACACCTATTCTCTACTCCACATGCCACTAGTCTTTGTGAAGAAAACTTCATGAACTTAAAGTCACCAAGTCCCTCTATCTGAcctgtaattttaatttctgttcttcattaGGGACCTCCAGGAGATCTTCAAGATCAATTTGTggttcaggagctgctgcctctgtttCCTCCCTTagctaaaaaggaaaacaaccatCAGAGTTAATTAACCTTCAAACTTCTAAGAATTCTAGAGGCCATCTTTAAAGAACCAAGCAGTTGAGTTACAATAAAACTATGCTGCAAATTTGAGGTCAAGATATAAATAATCTCAAAAAAAGGGAGGTTCTTATAATGAGGGCATGGATTCCAGCCCCTTTGTGGTGTCTACTACAGCCACACATCCTGATGTACACATTCTTCATCTTCCCCAACCACTACACTGCTTGGGGATCATCACCCATCATTGGAAGATCATTTCAAGGTATCAAATAGCAGTGCCATGTACACTAGCCTGTGACACCCTTCCTCTATGAAGGGTTCACCAAACAGAACTCCAACAGGCTTAATCTTAGAGGGGCATAAATAATAgaagaagatttttatttttatgctaaTTGCACTCACCTACTTTGTATTTATACTAAGGCTTTTTGCAGtaatggagagaaaaataattatgctgTTGGAAACCTAACAATCTTTTGTCAGCTTTCTTGAATAGACATGAGAGGGATATAATAGTCTCCTTTAATGTAAGAGGGACCCCACATTTTGGTGACTGGAGTAATAATCTTATACTGCATGGGGGTGTTGGAAACGTTTGTAGACTCAGTCAGACACATTTTAGCTTCACAGATCTCTGCACTGAAATCAGCCTGTGTTTTTCCAGTGCATTTGCAAAATGAATCTTTCACAACACAACACTAGTGATATTTTGGCATAGTAATAAGTGGGACAAGGATACTGAGTGAACAGTGCAGTACCTGATTGTCAGGTTGTGGCATTTATGGCAATACttacaggaaaaaaggaaactttTCCTGAGCAGTCACTGATAAGCCAGAGAGGAAGTAGAAAGCCTTTGGTTAGCTTTGATACACAGCTGACttaagaataaataataaaccaGAGTTAAATATATTGCACTGTAAGACACacagtttttcttcttaaaagtaATAGTTTTCATGTGGCTTTTTAGAAAACAGGTGTTGATTCAGTCTGACTGGTTAAAAAGCTAAGTAGGCTGGGCGGGTGAGATAGGGTAGGAAATCCCTGTGGTTTTTAGTCCTAGTGTGGATGCTGTTCTGGCTTCCATATGCAAGGAATCATCTTGAAAATAAGAGAGTCTTAGTTTTGTTGCAAAAAGGCCTTATGACAGTAAACATCATAGCATTCCCTGTATCAGGAGGTGATCTTAGAACTAACCTTGCTGGCATTTGAATCTCTGGAAGACACCCTGGAATTGGACTGCCAAGGGCAGGTGGAGCAAAGTAAGAGATAACAAAGAGAGAACTGTAATGGAAGTTGATGGATACAAGGGACCCCAAAGAAAGAGGGCAGCTAAGTAGTCTTATCACAATGCACAGAGGAGAGCAGGATGACCTGCTGGACAACTTTGTGATTGCAAGTAATTTACTGTGGCATATGTATGTATTTGAAGAGATCCTACTAACAGTCTCTGACCTGGCATAGCATTATGTTATGTAGTTCCTTGTAGCAAATCTCTTATGCTGGCCTGAATACATCAGGAAGCAGGGAAATCTGTTGTGCTGAAGTGATACTAGCAAGGACAATCCACTGGCAATCTGTTCCTGTAAGGGCATGGCTGGGTTTCTCACTTGTGCCTACTGGGATTTTGCAGTAAGGAAAAAATTCCCTGTGATGACAGTAAACAGCTCTTAGttctctggaaaacagaagtgaTAACGTAAACTGACTTGTTTTTCTGACACCTTTACAAGAGTAAAGGTCTGTCTCTGTACACTTCAGCAAGTAGGAGTAGCACATGCAGAACCCCATCTTGGGTCATGTTATTGGTCATACCAAGTGCTTCTTGtctgtctcagaaaaaaaagtgccaAAAATTTTAACTCTCTAAAACTGCAGTAGTTATCCAAAGGGCAAGATTTTCTGTTAATCAAAGCAGCAGCCATTCTCCTTGCTTATCTCTAGAAAACCTCAAGAGTTAGGAAAAGGACTCTCTGAACTGAGCTGCCAACTCCAGAACAGTCTCTTAAATGCCAGTACAGGCATGGTTGGGAAGCACTCTTGTCACAGCCACTCTTTTGAGCAGCCTTCACTCACCAGGACTACCATGCTAACACTTTGCAGACACACTGAATTTTGGCTGACTGGGTCTTCTGAAAACTTCTGCTCCCATGTGCACTGTATAATGTTTCATAATGCATTATCAACAGGCCTAAGGTACAGCTGAGAATTTATTACTATGATTTTAATAAGCTATAGAAAGTAACTGGAAATTCACAACTAACTTGAAATGATTAGTAATTTTTACTAAGCAAGTTATATTTGGGAAATCTAAAAGAGTTAGTTAACAACAGAAGCAGTAATATACTCATTTTCAGAGGAGTCATGCATttgcagcagaaggaaggacctttttctccatatttgttttctgcctgttcTTTATATAAGgcataaattaaaatagaaattaattatttttatctccCAACATGGCATGAGAATCTGGCACATTCCCACAAATTTCAAATAAGAAACaatcacacagaaaattattataattatgatttaaataataaaaatcaacagCAAGAGCAATAATAAGGACAGACTTAGAAGAAGTTCCTGAAGTATGAGTCTTCAGCTATGGAGGTGGCATCATTCTATCGCTCTCAGGGCCCAGAAAATCAGCCTGGGCAGGCAAAATTTTCTCTGTACTGTCATGGCAAGTAGCACAAAACCCACCATTCCTGGGCTGTTCTAACATGTCCACTTCACTGTTGATTGCAATTTGAAACTGCTGATGCTCAGAGCAGAGGAGTCTAAGCAATCATCAGCTCTTATTTCCTTGTATCTCAAAAGTGTGCTTAACACTGCGCTGGGGTGCAAGTACAGAATACAGAACAGAAAGGGCCTGGCAGTTCGTTTGGTCTGTCCCCATCTGGGACATAACTAAGCAATTTTACACAATTCATTAAACCCATCTGTGTCAACTGTTGAAGATGGAGATTCTCTGTGAGCCAAGAAACCTGAGTTCTCTTACTGTATCAGCTACTGCCCTAGAGGGAAAAGCAAAACCCTTAATCAAGCTATTTAAATGAGTTTAAGATCATGATGTGGAATGGGGGAAAGTCTTTAATCTTTTACTGTACTGCACTCCAAAGGATTATCTCAAACACAAAAGAGCACTATTGCTTCTGAAAGCACTCAGCATAAGTGTCATGCATCTAAGGACAGTACATGAATAGAAGCAATAGTACAGGGTTAAAATTTCAGTATACCCAGGCAGTGCCGGAACTTGAATGCCACTAACCCAGCAAAAATTGCAACAGCTGAAGTAAAGACCTGTACCATTCAGGTGCTGTAGGCACTCCTGAATCTTTTCTACTGGGACAGCTctcaggcaggcaggaaggattTGGGAGGGACTGTTCCTGGTGCAAAGAGAGGCTCAGGCAAGGAAGACAGCTCTGGGGATTGGTGAAGATGAAGGCATAAGATCTCTACATTTGGGCaaagtttttttcccattcttcccTGTTGCCAGTAGTGTGTCCAGACTCTGCAGTTACAGATACAGCACATTCTGAAGTGTCTCATTCAAACAGCAGGTAGAACCTCACTGTTGTGTCAAAAAGGAACAGGGTTACACTGATCACTCTAACCCAGCTAGCATGGATACTGCTCACTGCAAAGCCGCTCACCACATGGAGTTCATCAACAAGAATCATCCTGGGTTTATACATCTCTCTAGGTTGTGCTACTCATGCTGAGCAATAGCTACACCCACTCAGTGGGTGCAACACCAGGCAGTTCAAAGCCAGTTGGATTGCATCAGTGCAAGCTTCCCTGCCTGCCAACACACCAGAATGCTGCAGAGAGGGCATGGAGATACCTGCTGGAAGTTGAAGACAAGGAACTTTTTCCAGTGAGTCAGAGCAAGCAAacctctgtgcagcacacaggACCTCTAGATCCATTCACCTGACAAGCAAGTGGCTGATTTGCCCCAGCTACTCACCCGGCATTGgtacagctcctgcagctgggcgTTGATCCATTCCTCCAGGTCTAGCCAGCGCTGTAGGTCTTTGCGGTTGTACTTTATGGTCAACTTGCCCAGTTTCCTGTGTGATGATTCCTCCCCAGGTTTCTCTGGCGTCTGGAAAGTCACCCGGGGCAGAGCACTGGATTTGCTGGCCATGCTCACCGCCTCCTCCTCTGACAGGAGGAACTCACCTTCCTCTGGGCTCCCTTGCACCTTTTCTCTGTCTCCTTTAACCAAAGCCTCTCTGCAACCAGTGTCTGCCAGCACAAGCTAGTTACAGGCACCAAAGGTGGGAGGCATCTGTGATCCTAGGGAGAGAGTTAGGGGTGGCCACAGGGCTGAGGAAgcagccaggctctgcaggcaggGTTACAGCTGCAGACTCTTGGGTTTCACCATCAGATGTGctgacaggagcagggaggcaggCAGAGTTGTTGTAATAACATCTGTTGTTAAAAGAAACCAAGTGAACCAGGGAATTGATGAACCATGTTTGTTAATATTTAACACAAGTCAGCTCCAAGAGGTGGGGTAAAGAAGgttttaaattactgttttcctACAGGCATAACTTACATGCATGTGCAATTCCAGAGAGCTGATCCATGCGTAATGCATTgaatcctgctgcagctcctacTCCTAAACTGCCTGCAGCTACAGAGTTTAGCTCCCTTTGAGATGGTATATTTGGTATTTTCCAGCTTGGAATCAGGCAGCTCATCCATTATTTTTCAGCAATAGATCGGGAAATTACTCTGCAACCCAAAGCTGGCCTCAGTAGCTCCATTTTTTGTTCTCTATTCTCTAAAttaaccccagctctctcaaaAAATTCTGTAGAAATCCCAGTGacattaatttgaaattatttgagCACAAAAATTCTGGGATAAAAGAAATCTGTGCTCATATAAGGAAAAAAGTACAGTATTTAATGCGATGGCACTGCAGGGGATGATGTCACTAGGGATATAGCACCATCTCCTTCCCACAGAAAAGTATTCATGGTAAGCAGGTTCACCTGCTGAGGCATCATAAATGGCTATCAGACAATATAGTATCAATGCTTGGTTTACAGTTCCTTCCCACCTGGTTAAAGGTCTGCAGCATTATTGCCCTATACCATTTAAAAGGATATGTGTGAGAAGTGCACACTGCTGTTCTGTTCAGAGGAACAGAAATCAGGCTGGCTATGATTACAGGGTGCCAGGACACTGGGATACCTGTGCCCCTCCAAACGCTGTCACACATCTTTAttcagctgctcccagagccctccagcagcctgcccagggagctgccCCACCACATGGACAAACCAGCTGAGACCCTCCATCCTGAAGCAGATCAAACACCTTCAGTCTCATGATTCATGTGGAAAAAGCAAGTAAGCTTTTTCAAAgcttactttttaaaagctcCTGTCAGGAGCTAAGGAATTTCCAGTTTGGAGACCAAGAGCTAGATAAGCCAAAGGAAAAGCAACCAATCCTTCTCCCACTGAAAGGTGCTTCCAGGCAGCATGAGGCAGTGTGCAGAGGGGCTGACTTCTGAAAATCTTGCCAAGTCCCCCAGGCACAGTTCTGTCCCCAGAGGGATGGTGGTACAGCCAGCCAGCAAAATTTTGTACGCAGAGTGGTAGAAAAAAAGGGCAGGGCCATTACCCTTCTTTTCATTCttaatgtgagaaaaaaaaaaaatccttttcagaTGGGAAAGTATACCTGAAACTGATATTATCGCCTCTATTTTTCTGACAGCCTAAAACTTCTGTTCAGAAGACAATTGTTAGCTATTTAATGTTAGCAGCTTTACCcatttttccttgctgcttGGCTGTATTCCCCCCTCGAATCCCACTACTAAAACTTCCTTATTTAGATCAAAGttacacagaaaaatctgtgttgAGAGGATCATAGCATACTTAGCAAGTGCAGATTCTTCAGAGATTTTTAACTAGTGGAAACGTAAAACTCATTGAACAACTTATAATGCCTTTACAACTATTGACTTTTCAAAGGTTAGTATggcctaaaatgggcagatATTCACAAGGTAAGTCTGCACCAAAGGACACACATTCAGGTGATAAATTCCTGTCTCCAAATAGAAGTGCTCTATTTTGGTATTTGAGAACTGACATAtttgaaaggggaaaagagaaggaaaactgtACTTCTTTGGTCCCAAGAATGTCCAGACAAGCTAGAATTAAGAGCAGAGAAAGAGGACCAGACTCAAAGGAGAAGCTACTTGTTATCACTGAGTCACTCCAAATATCTGCAGTGGCTGAAGGACTGGCAGGTAAGCCCTTTCTTCCATCTCCTGTGCTAACTCTGGTGCTCTTGAGCAGTTTAGGTAATCTCTACATGAAAGGTGGGGTTTGCCCTGTTAATGTTCTGCCAGCATGCTTGAATTTATGAAGCAGAGGATCCAGAAGTCACAGGAGATCtgtgaaaatgtggaaaaaaagggaacatAGCCTACTCTAGTGACTCTTCAAATAGCTGGAACCACTGTTGAGTTGTAACCTCACTTGAGCTGAGATACCACATCTGTAAAGGTCCACAGCCTGTTCTCTGAGTAACAGACTCACCCCATGGCCTGTACTCTGTCAATAAAGAAACAAGGGGCACAagccctggtgctgctcagTCAGTGTCACCCTACAGCTGAACAAGATGATCAGAGGATGATGTCAGAGGCCCTCTCAGGAAAGATGTCAGCCAAAATGAGCCAGATTACAGGATGTTCATCATTCTGCTTTAGCTTATTTCAGCTTAGTCATGCATTTGTTGTAATAAGAAGGTAGCAATACAGGAACAAATGTCTACTGATAAAGTAAGTCTCCTCCAGCAGTAAACTGTTTTAATCTACAATTAAAGCAAGAAGAAGGAGCACAACCAGTGCAAGATCAGTCCTTGAGGGTGTGGTAGAAGTTCCTGCAGGCACAGGACTCAGTGCCTCATTCGAGGTAGGGGATATTTTCTCCTGGAATGACGAAGCATCTCCTGTGGGTGATTTGCCAGccacctgcctgtgctggcaAATGCCAGCTGCCACCAAGAAAGAAGCAGTTTCAATACTTCCTTCACAGTGCCACATCCATCCTGTCCTTTGCTTGCATCACAGCAGATTCATGAGGCCAAAGGGACAGAAATTCACCATTTGGTTTGGACAGAATCTCGGAGATCTCAGGCATGACTGGGAGACGGAATTTTATTTTCAACCTGGTTATCTCTCCTTATAGCCTCAGGCATACAACCTAGACCAAAATTTCTGGAGTGAATACAGATACTTGGGCAACCAAGTCATCTAATCAGACAACCTGTTTTTTCACAAGGGCTGTGCACACATAAGCTGCAAtggagctcctgctgcagctgcttgtgATCACATCCTCTGCAAATCTGCATATCATTTATGTTGGTGAATAAAGGGAGTTTAAACATGGCCAAGACATTTGAATTGTTAGACTGAAACACTATGTCATGTGTGTGACCTGGGGTTGGTGATCCTCCAGGCCTACCCTAAAAGTGAGGTGCCTCTGAAAGCAGGGGAGAATTCAGTACTTTGGAGCTGGACTTTTATGACTGTCTGTGGTGCCAGAGAGGGCCACCAAACCGAGCATAGGCATCATAGTACCAAACACCTGTGACATTGATCCAGGCAGCAAAGCATCCAAGGGCTTGAGTCAGATCCAGTTACACTCCTCCATTCTTGAAGCTAGTAATCTCCGTCCCACGCCTGTGACCTAAGGTGgtgcttctctttcttcctgAGCTGATGACTGTGGTGTGTGCTTAATAATTCAGCAAGGCCCCAGCTCATTTTTCCACAGAACCAGGCTGGCCCCTTTCCCTTGAGTCCCAGCCTAGTGAGGAACATTTCCATTCAAGACAGCAGAAGCCACTCTCCACCTGCTTTA
This genomic stretch from Cinclus cinclus chromosome 6, bCinCin1.1, whole genome shotgun sequence harbors:
- the PPP1R14D gene encoding protein phosphatase 1 regulatory subunit 14D, which produces MASKSSALPRVTFQTPEKPGEESSHRKLGKLTIKYNRKDLQRWLDLEEWINAQLQELYQCRLREETEAAAPEPQIDLEDLLEVPNEEQKLKLQEILHECSSPTEDFITELLSRLRGLRRVTNPQKK